One Streptomyces coeruleorubidus DNA segment encodes these proteins:
- a CDS encoding LacI family DNA-binding transcriptional regulator: MTEVALAAGVSQKTVSRVVNGEPHVSPEVRDRVLRAIRELDYRPNTAARALLLGRYRRIGVVSLGSSLYGPSTLLIALERAMQRAGYSVALASTLEGQKVSAAADALLEQGVDGIVLSEPIDDGTPLRLSADVPVVSLGEGVELTPGTSAVVGGDGVAAARIATEHLLSLGHHTVWHLPGPQDWWAARDRLRGWREALAAAGAPEPPLPSPGDWSPASGYAAGRQLAELSDVTAVFAANDDMAIGALRAFADAGRAVPGDVSVVGYDDIPAAAYLSPPLTTVRQNFAAVADRAVDVLITLIEGRPAPAERTGQAVELTVRASTGPVRDPGPAPHPAPAP; this comes from the coding sequence ATGACCGAGGTCGCGCTGGCCGCCGGGGTGTCGCAGAAGACCGTGTCGCGGGTCGTCAACGGCGAACCGCACGTCAGCCCGGAGGTGCGCGACCGCGTCCTGAGGGCCATCCGCGAACTGGACTACCGTCCCAACACCGCCGCCCGCGCACTGCTCCTCGGCCGCTACCGCCGGATCGGCGTGGTCTCGCTGGGCAGTTCGCTCTACGGCCCGTCGACCCTGCTCATCGCCCTGGAGCGGGCGATGCAGCGCGCCGGGTACTCCGTCGCCCTGGCCAGCACCCTGGAAGGGCAGAAGGTCTCGGCCGCCGCGGACGCGTTGCTGGAACAGGGCGTGGACGGCATCGTGCTGTCCGAGCCCATCGACGACGGCACGCCGCTCAGACTGAGCGCGGACGTGCCGGTGGTCAGCCTCGGCGAGGGCGTGGAGCTGACGCCGGGCACGAGTGCCGTGGTCGGCGGCGACGGCGTCGCGGCCGCCCGGATCGCCACCGAGCACCTGCTCTCCCTGGGCCACCACACCGTCTGGCACCTGCCCGGCCCGCAGGACTGGTGGGCCGCCCGCGACCGCCTGCGCGGCTGGCGCGAGGCCCTCGCCGCCGCCGGCGCGCCCGAACCGCCCCTGCCGTCACCGGGCGACTGGAGCCCGGCCTCCGGCTACGCCGCCGGACGGCAGCTCGCCGAACTCTCCGACGTCACAGCCGTGTTCGCCGCCAACGACGACATGGCCATCGGCGCCCTGCGCGCGTTCGCCGACGCGGGCCGCGCCGTCCCCGGCGACGTCAGTGTCGTCGGCTACGACGACATCCCCGCCGCCGCCTATCTCTCCCCGCCGCTGACCACCGTCCGGCAGAACTTCGCCGCCGTCGCCGACCGCGCCGTCGACGTACTGATCACCCTGATCGAGGGCCGCCCAGCCCCGGCCGAACGGACCGGCCAGGCAGTCGAGTTGACCGTACGGGCCTCCACCGGGCCGGTACGCGATCCGGGCCCCGCGCCCCACCCCGCCCCGGCCCCCTGA
- a CDS encoding beta-galactosidase, which translates to MFELPRRVLFGAAYYHEYQPYERLKDDLDLMAEARFSVIRVGESVWSTWEPENGRFDLDWLQPVLDGAHERGISVILGTPTYAVPPWLARQYPEITGETRTGERIGWGARQEVDFTHPAFRFHAERIIRRIAERYAGHPAVIGYQVDNEPGLHLFHNHGVFQRFTDELREQYGDVETLNREWGLVYWSHRLSTWADLWTPDGNAQPQYDLAWRRFQARLTTEFIAWQADIVREYARPGQFVTTCISYDRQGVEDDRLTDRLDVTAGNPYYTMQDALALPDTGGAGQNWTTNGTWALYRSADRMYSSRQEPFLVTETNAQAISGPWDNRPAYDGQWRQAAWALISRGASMIEYWHWHTLHFGTETYWGGILPHNGRPGRVYRELAVLGGELEKAGDLVASLTPDADVAFLYDGPSKWALQGQPPLAGPDAGPDGRSYERIFDAFYRGAFDAGLQARVLHPGQLPDADLPPLLVVPAYYAADDTVLDRLRSYAEAGGHLVLGPRTGYGDTEARARTDLQPGRLAEAAGVTYDEFSNLGDPLPVTGSDALPLPADAHALHWADGLRPRGAETLAAYVHPHFGRGPAATTHRHGAGRITYVGTVPDPVFARALFDRYAPEGAWRPAHPSVTATSATARDGRRVRFLHNWSWEEVSVPVPTALRDVLSQTVYGDAVPLGPWDVKVLREEPV; encoded by the coding sequence ATGTTCGAGCTGCCCCGACGCGTCCTGTTCGGTGCCGCGTACTACCACGAGTACCAGCCGTACGAACGCCTCAAGGACGACCTCGACCTGATGGCCGAGGCCCGCTTCTCGGTGATCCGGGTCGGGGAGTCCGTCTGGTCCACCTGGGAGCCCGAGAACGGCCGCTTCGATCTCGACTGGCTCCAGCCGGTCCTGGACGGCGCCCACGAGCGGGGCATCTCCGTCATCCTCGGGACGCCCACGTACGCGGTACCGCCCTGGCTGGCCCGGCAGTACCCGGAGATCACGGGCGAGACCCGCACCGGTGAGCGCATCGGCTGGGGCGCCCGGCAGGAGGTCGACTTCACCCACCCGGCGTTCCGCTTCCACGCCGAGCGGATCATCCGCAGGATCGCCGAACGGTACGCCGGCCACCCGGCGGTCATCGGCTACCAGGTCGACAACGAACCGGGCCTGCACCTCTTCCACAACCACGGCGTCTTCCAGCGCTTCACCGACGAACTGCGGGAGCAGTACGGCGACGTGGAGACCCTCAACCGCGAGTGGGGCCTGGTCTACTGGTCGCACCGGCTGTCCACCTGGGCCGACCTGTGGACCCCGGACGGCAACGCCCAGCCGCAGTACGACCTGGCCTGGCGGCGCTTCCAGGCCCGGCTCACCACCGAGTTCATCGCCTGGCAGGCGGACATCGTCCGCGAGTACGCCCGCCCCGGCCAGTTCGTCACGACCTGCATCTCCTACGACCGCCAGGGCGTCGAGGACGACCGGCTCACCGACCGCCTCGACGTCACCGCGGGCAACCCGTACTACACGATGCAGGACGCACTCGCCCTGCCCGACACGGGCGGCGCCGGGCAGAACTGGACGACCAACGGCACCTGGGCGCTGTACCGCAGCGCCGACCGCATGTACTCCTCGCGCCAGGAGCCGTTCCTGGTCACCGAGACCAACGCGCAGGCCATCAGCGGGCCGTGGGACAACCGCCCCGCCTACGACGGGCAGTGGCGGCAGGCGGCCTGGGCGCTGATCTCCCGCGGCGCCTCGATGATCGAGTACTGGCACTGGCACACCCTGCACTTCGGCACCGAGACCTACTGGGGCGGCATCCTCCCGCACAACGGGCGACCCGGCCGCGTCTACCGCGAACTGGCGGTGCTGGGAGGGGAATTGGAGAAGGCCGGTGACCTCGTGGCGTCCCTCACCCCGGACGCCGACGTGGCCTTCCTCTACGACGGGCCCAGCAAGTGGGCGCTCCAGGGCCAGCCGCCGCTGGCCGGCCCCGACGCAGGCCCGGACGGGCGGTCGTACGAGAGGATCTTCGACGCCTTCTACCGCGGTGCCTTCGACGCCGGCCTCCAGGCGCGCGTCCTGCACCCCGGGCAGCTCCCGGACGCCGATCTGCCGCCGCTCCTGGTCGTCCCCGCCTACTACGCCGCCGACGACACCGTCCTGGACCGGCTCCGCTCCTACGCCGAGGCCGGCGGCCATCTCGTGCTCGGCCCCCGCACCGGCTACGGCGACACCGAGGCCAGGGCCCGCACCGACCTCCAGCCGGGCCGGCTGGCCGAGGCGGCCGGGGTGACGTACGACGAGTTCAGCAACCTGGGCGATCCGCTGCCCGTCACCGGCTCGGACGCCCTTCCCCTCCCGGCCGACGCGCACGCCCTGCACTGGGCGGACGGACTGCGGCCGCGGGGCGCCGAGACGCTCGCGGCGTACGTGCATCCGCACTTCGGACGCGGGCCCGCGGCCACCACGCACCGCCACGGCGCCGGGCGCATCACCTACGTCGGCACCGTCCCCGACCCCGTCTTCGCCCGGGCCCTGTTCGACCGGTACGCCCCCGAGGGCGCCTGGCGCCCCGCACACCCGAGCGTCACGGCCACCTCGGCGACCGCCCGGGACGGCCGCCGCGTGCGGTTCCTGCACAACTGGTCGTGGGAGGAGGTGTCCGTGCCGGTGCCCACCGCCCTGCGGGACGTGCTGTCGCAGACTGTGTACGGCGACGCGGTGCCGCTCGGGCCGTGGGACGTGAAGGTGCTGCGGGAGGAGCCGGTCTAG
- a CDS encoding response regulator transcription factor, which translates to MEKVRLLVVDDDPPIADLVATVARYEGWEAVTAYSGEDALKRAAEFHPDIVVLDLMLPDVDGFGVLDRLRASGTMVPVVFLTARDGVADRVAGLTRGGDDYLVKPFAVEELMARLRTVLRRSAGPAFQRSVLQVGDLTMDEDTREVRRGEKLLSLTPTEYEVLRYLMRKSPTVLTKAQILDHVWEYGFGGRSNVVELVISRLRRKLEETDDGGAPLIHTVRGFGYVLRQASE; encoded by the coding sequence GTGGAAAAAGTACGACTCCTCGTCGTCGACGACGACCCGCCCATCGCCGACCTCGTCGCGACCGTCGCCCGCTACGAGGGCTGGGAGGCGGTCACGGCGTACTCCGGCGAGGACGCGCTGAAGCGGGCCGCCGAGTTCCACCCGGACATCGTGGTGCTCGACCTGATGCTGCCCGACGTCGACGGCTTCGGCGTCCTGGACCGGCTGCGCGCCTCCGGCACGATGGTGCCGGTGGTGTTCCTCACCGCGCGCGACGGCGTCGCCGACCGGGTCGCGGGCCTGACCCGGGGCGGCGACGACTACCTGGTCAAGCCGTTCGCCGTGGAGGAGCTGATGGCCCGGCTGCGCACCGTCCTGCGGCGCAGCGCCGGCCCCGCCTTCCAGCGGTCCGTGCTCCAGGTCGGCGACCTGACCATGGACGAGGACACCCGCGAGGTGCGACGCGGCGAGAAGCTGCTGTCGCTGACCCCGACCGAGTACGAGGTGCTGCGCTACCTGATGCGCAAGTCGCCCACCGTGCTCACCAAGGCGCAGATCCTCGACCACGTGTGGGAGTACGGCTTCGGCGGTCGCTCCAACGTCGTCGAGCTGGTCATCAGCCGGCTGCGCCGCAAGCTCGAGGAGACGGACGACGGCGGAGCGCCGCTGATCCACACCGTGCGGGGATTCGGGTACGTCCTGCGACAGGCCTCCGAGTGA
- a CDS encoding lysylphosphatidylglycerol synthase transmembrane domain-containing protein: MSQLRLETLPAPTPAPLPTAPRRSSTTARLVRPALALFPLLLVGGWALVDRRAAYEGAARLASADPWWLLVAFVCTCLTWVAAACVRQGALPERLPPGLLVASQFAAGAANQVLPAGIGAHAVTLRFLQRRGIPLPRATASLALYSLVKPVAKTVVLLVFLVAFPDVLRLGALVPDDRTLLFAAGGALLALAATAVTLVTVRALRRPVLGFLRTALTDARELHTRPGRVLALWGGAAATPLLQGSVIATVGFSLGLPLSWAQVILALLVAGTAVGAVPAPGGIGPVDAALVFTMAAFGAPVATATATVIGYRVLTVWLPLLPGALVLSALVHRKVL; the protein is encoded by the coding sequence GTGTCCCAGCTTCGGCTCGAAACGCTCCCCGCCCCCACCCCCGCCCCGCTCCCCACCGCACCCCGCCGCTCCTCGACCACCGCGCGGCTCGTCCGGCCGGCCCTGGCCTTGTTTCCGTTGTTGCTGGTCGGTGGGTGGGCCCTGGTCGACCGGCGGGCGGCCTATGAGGGGGCCGCGCGGCTGGCCTCGGCCGACCCCTGGTGGCTGCTCGTCGCGTTCGTCTGCACGTGTCTGACGTGGGTGGCCGCCGCCTGTGTCCGGCAGGGCGCCCTGCCGGAGCGGCTGCCGCCCGGGCTGCTGGTGGCCTCGCAGTTCGCCGCCGGTGCCGCGAACCAGGTGCTGCCGGCGGGCATCGGCGCCCACGCCGTCACCCTGCGCTTCCTTCAGCGCCGCGGCATCCCCCTCCCCCGGGCCACCGCCTCACTCGCCCTGTACTCCCTGGTCAAGCCGGTCGCCAAGACGGTGGTGCTGCTCGTGTTCCTGGTGGCGTTCCCGGACGTACTGCGCCTTGGCGCGCTCGTCCCGGACGACCGCACCCTGCTCTTCGCGGCGGGCGGCGCCCTGCTCGCGCTGGCCGCGACCGCCGTGACGCTCGTGACCGTACGGGCGCTGCGCCGCCCCGTCCTCGGCTTCCTGCGCACCGCGCTGACCGACGCCCGCGAGCTGCACACCCGGCCCGGCCGTGTGCTCGCCCTGTGGGGCGGGGCGGCCGCCACCCCGCTGCTCCAGGGCAGTGTGATCGCCACGGTCGGTTTCTCGCTCGGGCTGCCGCTGTCCTGGGCGCAGGTGATCCTCGCGCTGCTGGTGGCCGGCACGGCGGTCGGAGCCGTGCCGGCGCCGGGCGGCATCGGGCCCGTGGACGCCGCGCTCGTCTTCACCATGGCCGCGTTCGGCGCCCCGGTGGCCACCGCCACGGCCACCGTCATCGGCTACCGCGTCCTGACGGTCTGGCTCCCTCTCCTGCCGGGCGCCCTCGTCCTGTCGGCCCTTGTGCACCGCAAGGTGCTCTGA
- a CDS encoding ferredoxin reductase family protein — protein MTTLQEPAAAPRPGVRPRVVGRTGVYALLLSNAVVVTVFFVQAGFASNTLIVLGRLAGLYGALLMAFQLLLVARLPWFDRRIGMDRLTSWHRWTGFSVLWLLLAHAVFIVFGYAQSSSLDPVNQLVDLAETVEGVLRAITALAIIIAVGAVSARYARRRLAYETWHFIHLYTYVAVVLAFTHQVAAGTTFTSSSVAQTYWYAVWGVALASVFLGRLVLPLWRNLRHQLRVTAVVPENDDVVSVYITGRDLDRLPARAGQFFLWRFLTKDRWWQANPFSLSAAPDGRTLRLTAKRAGEGSAALRHLKVGTRVFAEGPYGAFTTLHRTRPDALLIAGGVGVTPIRALLEELHGHAVVIYRVATDQDAVLYDELRGLAHAKGAELHLVTGPAVPDRLAPRELARLVPDITGRDVYLCGPPPMMNAVLGSLRELGVPRAQTHFERFSLAG, from the coding sequence GTGACGACCCTCCAAGAACCCGCCGCGGCGCCCCGCCCGGGCGTGCGCCCGAGAGTGGTGGGCCGTACCGGCGTGTACGCGCTGCTGCTCTCCAACGCGGTCGTGGTGACCGTCTTCTTCGTCCAGGCCGGTTTCGCCTCGAACACGCTGATCGTGCTGGGACGGCTGGCGGGGCTGTACGGGGCGCTGCTCATGGCGTTCCAGCTGCTGCTGGTGGCGCGGCTGCCGTGGTTCGACCGGCGGATCGGCATGGACCGGCTGACGTCCTGGCACCGCTGGACGGGCTTCTCGGTGCTGTGGCTGCTGCTGGCGCACGCCGTGTTCATCGTCTTCGGCTACGCGCAGTCCTCGTCCCTGGACCCGGTGAACCAGCTGGTGGATCTCGCGGAGACCGTCGAGGGCGTGCTGCGCGCGATCACCGCCCTGGCGATCATCATCGCGGTCGGCGCGGTCTCGGCCCGCTACGCCCGGCGCCGGCTGGCGTACGAGACCTGGCACTTCATCCACCTGTACACCTACGTCGCGGTGGTGCTGGCGTTCACGCACCAGGTCGCGGCCGGGACGACGTTCACCTCGTCGTCCGTCGCGCAGACGTACTGGTACGCCGTGTGGGGCGTGGCCCTCGCCTCGGTGTTCCTCGGCCGCCTGGTCCTGCCGCTGTGGCGCAACCTCCGCCACCAGCTCCGGGTCACGGCCGTCGTCCCCGAGAACGACGACGTGGTCTCGGTCTACATCACGGGCCGCGACCTGGACCGGCTGCCCGCCCGTGCCGGCCAGTTCTTCCTGTGGCGGTTCCTGACGAAGGACCGCTGGTGGCAGGCCAACCCGTTCTCGCTGTCCGCCGCGCCGGACGGCCGTACGCTGCGCCTGACCGCCAAGCGGGCGGGCGAGGGCAGCGCGGCCCTGCGGCACCTGAAGGTCGGCACGCGCGTGTTCGCCGAGGGCCCCTATGGCGCCTTCACCACCCTGCACCGCACCCGCCCGGACGCCCTGCTCATCGCCGGCGGCGTCGGTGTCACCCCGATCCGGGCCCTGCTGGAGGAACTGCACGGCCACGCGGTCGTGATCTACCGGGTGGCCACGGACCAGGACGCCGTCCTCTACGACGAACTGCGCGGACTCGCGCACGCCAAGGGTGCCGAGCTGCACCTGGTGACCGGCCCTGCCGTACCGGACCGGCTGGCGCCGCGGGAGCTGGCCCGCCTGGTGCCGGACATCACCGGCCGGGACGTCTACCTGTGCGGCCCGCCGCCGATGATGAACGCGGTGCTCGGCAGCCTGCGCGAGCTGGGCGTGCCCAGGGCTCAGACCCACTTCGAGCGCTTCAGCCTGGCCGGATGA
- a CDS encoding sensor histidine kinase, translating to MTARLRRAYRGMRLGTRLALGLGALSLVVFAVVGTALTTYMRDYLSAQLDTQLAQAQIAQSKSIADYGTLSGKKYYSWFYAVYDVSDGTPELRRPEDPADLPDDVDDFTALASAQSAAHTELLRTEHLKGAGTYRLRACEVEPGVVLVSAAPMEDIEDTVGQLITIQVVTFALALLALVVFGRRMLRRGLKPLSDMASTAHGIASHDLTESAARLPLRADGRDGGPEVDELRTAFNTMLEHIDDSLAVRAQAEQRLRRFVADASHELRTPLMSVRGYADLFQYAAANAPEERDRHLARLRAEAARMGILLDDLLLLARLDAAEVEAPLRLEDADLVELVQQAADAFRASRPDHPLTVTTGPGALKVRLDPQRVRQVLDNLLANAAVHTPPSTPVSVDVAVTSGTALVRIADAGPGIPPEDQERVFDRFYRVDKARSRDRGGSGLGLAVAHSLVRAHGGRIELNSEPGATVFTVCLPLKGVVPGGR from the coding sequence GTGACAGCCCGGCTGCGGCGGGCCTACCGAGGGATGCGCCTGGGCACCCGGCTGGCCCTCGGCCTCGGCGCCCTGTCGCTGGTCGTGTTCGCCGTCGTCGGCACGGCCCTGACCACATACATGCGCGACTACCTGTCGGCCCAGCTCGACACCCAGCTGGCACAGGCCCAGATCGCCCAGTCCAAGAGCATCGCGGACTACGGCACGCTCTCGGGCAAGAAGTACTACAGCTGGTTCTACGCCGTGTACGACGTCTCGGACGGCACGCCCGAGCTCCGCAGGCCCGAGGACCCCGCCGACCTGCCCGACGACGTCGACGACTTCACCGCCCTGGCCTCGGCGCAGAGCGCCGCGCACACGGAGCTGCTGCGCACCGAGCACCTCAAGGGCGCCGGCACCTACCGGCTGCGCGCCTGCGAGGTCGAGCCCGGGGTGGTCCTGGTCAGCGCCGCGCCCATGGAGGACATCGAGGACACGGTCGGGCAGCTGATCACCATCCAGGTCGTCACCTTCGCGCTCGCGCTGCTCGCGCTGGTGGTCTTCGGCCGCCGCATGCTGCGCCGCGGGCTGAAGCCGCTCAGCGACATGGCGTCCACCGCGCACGGCATCGCCTCGCACGACCTGACCGAGTCGGCGGCCCGGCTGCCGCTGCGCGCCGACGGCCGGGACGGCGGCCCGGAGGTGGACGAGCTGCGGACCGCCTTCAACACGATGCTGGAGCACATCGACGACTCCCTCGCCGTGCGCGCTCAGGCCGAGCAGCGGCTGCGCCGGTTCGTCGCGGACGCCTCGCACGAGCTGCGCACCCCGCTGATGTCGGTACGCGGCTACGCCGACCTCTTCCAGTACGCCGCCGCCAACGCCCCCGAGGAACGCGACCGGCACCTGGCCCGACTGCGTGCCGAGGCCGCCCGGATGGGCATCCTCCTGGACGACCTGCTGCTGCTCGCCCGGCTGGACGCGGCGGAGGTGGAGGCGCCGCTGCGGCTGGAGGACGCCGACCTGGTGGAGCTGGTCCAGCAGGCCGCCGACGCCTTCCGGGCCAGCCGGCCGGACCACCCACTGACGGTGACCACCGGCCCCGGGGCGCTCAAGGTGCGCCTGGACCCGCAGCGCGTCCGGCAGGTCCTGGACAACCTCCTCGCCAACGCCGCCGTGCACACCCCGCCCTCAACCCCGGTGTCCGTGGACGTCGCCGTCACCTCCGGCACCGCCCTGGTCCGGATCGCCGACGCGGGTCCCGGCATCCCGCCCGAGGACCAGGAGCGCGTCTTCGACCGCTTCTACCGCGTCGACAAGGCCCGCAGCCGCGACCGCGGCGGCAGCGGCCTGGGCCTCGCGGTCGCCCATTCCCTGGTCCGGGCCCACGGCGGCCGCATCGAGCTGAACAGCGAACCCGGAGCGACGGTGTTCACCGTGTGCCTGCCCCTGAAGGGTGTGGTCCCTGGGGGCCGGTGA
- a CDS encoding ABC transporter ATP-binding protein — protein MIRIDSVTKRYPDGTVAVDRLSLEIPDRSITVLVGPSGCGKTTTLRMINRMVEPSEGTILLDGEDIQRQPVTTLRRSMGYVIQNAGLFQHRTIVDNIATVPRMLGWGKQKARARAAELMERVGLDAALAKRYPYQLSGGQQQRVGVARALAADPPVLLMDEPFSAVDPVVRKGLQDELLRIQDQLGKTIVFVTHDIDEAIKLGTMVAVTRTGGHLAQYAPPAELLSSPADAFVEDFLGGDRGIRRLSFFPSAGLELTSDPVIPLDATAEQIAAPDAPYLLVTDADGRPLGWGEPRNLVAGDIRPEELLSHGRPFVPGTDSLRAALDCAVLSPTGWAVAVDTGGRVTGVVSQATIGEAIRSAHAADHADQAKVSS, from the coding sequence TTGATACGGATCGATTCAGTCACCAAGCGGTACCCGGACGGCACGGTGGCGGTCGACCGGCTCTCGCTGGAGATACCCGACCGCTCGATCACCGTCCTCGTCGGACCGTCGGGCTGCGGCAAGACGACCACCCTGCGGATGATCAACAGAATGGTCGAACCGAGTGAGGGAACGATCCTCCTCGACGGCGAGGACATCCAGCGACAGCCCGTCACCACCCTGCGCCGGTCCATGGGTTACGTCATCCAGAACGCCGGCCTCTTCCAGCACCGCACGATCGTCGACAACATCGCGACCGTGCCCCGCATGCTCGGCTGGGGCAAGCAGAAGGCCCGGGCGCGGGCCGCGGAGCTGATGGAGCGGGTGGGGCTCGACGCCGCGCTCGCCAAGCGCTACCCGTACCAGCTGTCCGGCGGCCAGCAGCAGCGCGTCGGCGTGGCCCGGGCCCTCGCCGCCGACCCGCCCGTACTGCTCATGGACGAGCCGTTCTCGGCGGTCGACCCGGTGGTGCGCAAGGGACTCCAGGACGAACTGCTGCGCATCCAGGACCAGTTGGGCAAGACCATTGTCTTCGTCACCCACGACATCGACGAGGCGATCAAGCTCGGCACGATGGTCGCCGTGACGCGCACCGGCGGCCACCTCGCCCAGTACGCGCCCCCGGCCGAGCTGCTGTCCAGCCCCGCCGACGCCTTCGTCGAGGACTTCCTCGGCGGCGACCGCGGCATCCGGCGCCTGTCGTTCTTCCCGTCCGCCGGGCTCGAGTTGACGAGCGACCCGGTGATCCCGCTCGACGCCACCGCCGAGCAGATCGCCGCCCCCGACGCCCCCTACCTCCTGGTGACCGACGCGGACGGCCGGCCGCTCGGCTGGGGCGAGCCGCGGAACCTGGTCGCGGGGGACATCCGGCCGGAGGAACTGCTGTCCCACGGGCGGCCGTTCGTGCCCGGCACCGACTCGCTGCGAGCCGCCCTCGACTGCGCGGTGCTGTCGCCGACCGGCTGGGCCGTCGCCGTGGACACCGGCGGACGCGTGACCGGCGTCGTCTCGCAAGCGACCATCGGCGAGGCGATCCGCAGCGCCCACGCCGCCGACCACGCCGACCAGGCCAAGGTCTCGTCGTGA
- a CDS encoding FAD:protein FMN transferase: MRRVEHVMGFPVSVRIDDEGFPEAPVDGLFAWLREVDARFSPFRPDSEVSRLDRGEVRDPSPVLREVLELCEEYRIATGGAFDVRLPGRGLDPCAVVKGWSVQKGAELLSAAGARRFCLNAGGDVIASGGPWRVGVRHPEHADRLCAVLDLTDRAVATSARYERGDHILDARTGRPATGLLSMTVVAPTLTEADTVATAAFALGRQGVEWAAARENCEVFAVDADRRVLRSPGFPVAGAGSAAA; this comes from the coding sequence ATGCGGCGCGTCGAGCACGTCATGGGGTTCCCGGTGTCGGTACGGATCGACGACGAAGGGTTCCCCGAGGCACCGGTGGACGGCCTCTTCGCCTGGCTGCGCGAGGTCGACGCGCGGTTCAGCCCGTTCCGGCCGGACAGCGAGGTGTCGCGGCTGGACCGGGGGGAGGTGCGCGACCCCAGTCCGGTGCTCCGGGAGGTCCTGGAGCTGTGCGAGGAGTACCGGATCGCGACCGGCGGCGCCTTCGACGTACGTCTGCCCGGTCGCGGCCTCGACCCCTGTGCCGTGGTGAAGGGCTGGTCGGTGCAGAAGGGAGCGGAGCTCCTGTCGGCGGCCGGTGCTCGGCGCTTCTGCCTCAACGCGGGCGGCGACGTGATCGCCTCCGGCGGCCCCTGGCGCGTCGGCGTGCGCCACCCCGAACACGCCGACCGGCTCTGCGCGGTCCTGGATCTCACGGACCGGGCCGTGGCGACCTCCGCCCGCTACGAACGCGGCGATCACATCCTCGACGCCCGCACGGGCCGCCCGGCAACGGGCCTCCTCAGCATGACCGTCGTGGCCCCCACCCTGACCGAGGCCGACACGGTCGCGACAGCGGCGTTCGCCCTGGGCAGGCAGGGCGTCGAGTGGGCGGCGGCCCGCGAGAACTGCGAGGTGTTCGCGGTGGACGCGGACAGGCGCGTGCTGCGGAGTCCGGGGTTTCCGGTGGCCGGGGCGGGGTCCGCGGCGGCATAG
- a CDS encoding FMN-binding protein — MKRAIPVLVLSVAGLIPVWRYAPSHDTGSSSAATEAAAPASTPSASSSGGTTTTVVSGSTIDTEKGPVQVEVTFADDKIASVRMLQQPNHPQTTAAVPELIEETLQAQSADIDTVSGATITSDGYKESLQAAIDARG; from the coding sequence GTGAAGCGAGCCATACCCGTCCTCGTCCTGAGCGTCGCGGGGCTGATCCCGGTCTGGCGGTACGCGCCGTCGCACGACACCGGGTCGTCGTCGGCGGCGACCGAGGCCGCCGCGCCCGCGTCGACACCGTCGGCCTCCTCGTCGGGCGGCACCACGACCACGGTCGTGTCGGGCTCGACCATCGACACCGAGAAGGGCCCGGTGCAGGTCGAGGTCACGTTCGCCGACGACAAGATCGCCTCGGTGCGGATGCTCCAGCAGCCGAACCATCCGCAGACCACGGCCGCCGTGCCCGAGCTGATCGAGGAGACGCTCCAGGCGCAGAGCGCCGACATCGACACGGTGTCCGGTGCGACGATCACCAGCGACGGCTACAAGGAGTCGCTCCAGGCCGCCATCGACGCGCGGGGCTGA
- a CDS encoding ABC transporter permease encodes MNGFFDIPSDLQHSYLGLIGLHLREALLPVLAGLLLALPLAQLCVRFRWLYPPVLGATTILYAVPSLAFFVVLIDYTGQTELTVMIPLAVYSLVVLVPAIVDGVRSVPRETLSAATAMGFGPVRRYLQVQLPIAVPAIVAGLRVATVSSISLVSVGTLIGNQGALGNLLADAQKYDRPELAVNSVITTAVLAILCDALLVLLRVALTPWMPKATRGRPKTGARRQLPAPQDVIR; translated from the coding sequence GTGAACGGCTTCTTCGACATCCCGAGCGACCTCCAACACAGCTACCTCGGCCTGATCGGGCTGCATCTGCGCGAGGCTCTGCTGCCGGTCCTGGCCGGGCTTCTGCTCGCGCTGCCGCTCGCCCAGCTGTGTGTCCGGTTCCGCTGGCTGTACCCGCCCGTGCTCGGCGCCACCACCATCCTCTACGCCGTCCCGTCGCTGGCCTTCTTCGTCGTCCTCATCGACTACACGGGCCAGACCGAGCTGACCGTGATGATCCCACTGGCCGTCTACAGCCTCGTGGTGCTCGTCCCGGCCATCGTCGACGGCGTGCGGTCCGTGCCGCGGGAGACCCTGTCCGCGGCCACCGCCATGGGCTTCGGGCCCGTACGCCGTTACCTCCAGGTGCAGTTGCCGATCGCCGTGCCCGCCATCGTCGCCGGGCTCAGGGTCGCCACCGTGTCCAGCATCTCCCTGGTCAGCGTCGGCACCCTCATCGGCAACCAGGGCGCCCTCGGCAACCTGCTCGCCGACGCTCAGAAGTACGACCGGCCCGAGCTGGCCGTGAACTCCGTGATCACGACGGCCGTCCTGGCGATCCTGTGCGACGCCCTGCTGGTCCTGCTCCGCGTCGCCCTGACGCCGTGGATGCCGAAAGCCACCCGCGGGCGCCCGAAGACCGGAGCGCGGCGGCAACTGCCCGCACCGCAGGACGTGATCCGGTGA